The following proteins are co-located in the Nitrospirota bacterium genome:
- a CDS encoding chorismate synthase encodes MRYLNGGESHGKYLLAVLEGVPAGLPLTAEDVNRDLARRQQGYGRGGRMRVEQDRVEFGCGVRKGATLGNPIGLLIANKDWENWKDVMAAEPGPTVTEKVVTRPRPGHADLVGAIKYGHRDIRNVLEKASARETAIRVAIGGVAKALLAQFGMQVLSYTVQIGDVVAKRIDDPLEAYRQAETSDVRSPDPEAGAQMVERIRTAKHKGDTLGGVFEVVVTNPPIGLGSYTQWDRRLSARLAMAAMSIQAMKGVEIGMGFEAARRFGSEVHDDIYYDKPGQQFVRHTNNAGGLEGGITNGLPIVLRVAMKPISTLYSPKKSVDIETKEPFDATVERSDICTVPAAGVVGEAVVAFEMANALVEKFGGDSLEEMKRNFDAYQAYVKTF; translated from the coding sequence TGCCGTTGACGGCTGAGGACGTCAACCGGGACTTGGCTCGCCGCCAGCAGGGGTACGGCCGTGGCGGCCGTATGCGCGTCGAACAGGATCGGGTCGAATTCGGTTGCGGGGTCCGCAAGGGCGCCACTCTGGGCAATCCGATCGGGCTGTTGATCGCCAATAAGGATTGGGAAAATTGGAAGGACGTGATGGCAGCCGAACCGGGGCCGACCGTTACCGAGAAGGTTGTGACCAGGCCAAGACCGGGGCATGCGGACCTGGTCGGGGCGATCAAGTATGGCCACCGCGACATCCGCAATGTGCTTGAGAAGGCCAGCGCTCGTGAAACGGCAATCCGCGTGGCGATCGGAGGAGTGGCCAAGGCGTTGTTGGCCCAGTTCGGTATGCAGGTACTGAGCTATACGGTGCAAATCGGCGATGTGGTCGCCAAGAGGATCGATGATCCTCTCGAAGCCTACCGGCAGGCAGAGACATCCGATGTCCGTTCGCCCGATCCGGAAGCGGGGGCGCAGATGGTCGAGCGGATCCGGACTGCCAAGCATAAAGGCGATACTCTGGGGGGTGTGTTCGAAGTGGTGGTGACGAACCCTCCGATCGGCCTGGGCAGCTATACCCAATGGGATCGGCGGCTTTCGGCACGATTGGCCATGGCGGCGATGAGCATCCAGGCGATGAAGGGTGTGGAGATTGGCATGGGGTTCGAAGCCGCACGCCGATTCGGGTCCGAAGTCCACGACGATATCTACTACGACAAGCCAGGGCAGCAGTTCGTCCGTCACACCAACAATGCCGGGGGGTTGGAGGGCGGCATCACCAACGGCCTGCCGATCGTCCTGCGGGTAGCCATGAAACCGATCTCGACGCTCTACAGTCCGAAAAAGAGCGTGGATATTGAGACCAAGGAGCCTTTTGACGCCACGGTGGAGCGGTCCGATATCTGTACCGTGCCGGCCGCGGGCGTGGTTGGAGAGGCAGTCGTCGCCTTTGAGATGGCCAACGCCCTGGTTGAAAAGTTCGGCGGTGATAGCCTTGAGGAGATGAAGCGCAATTTCGACGCCTACCAGGCCTACGTCAAAACCTTTTAG
- a CDS encoding 3-dehydroquinate synthase, with protein MQSSTAEQCVKVSLAERSYDIVIKAGLLHEIGDRLRSIGCSGKVAVVTNPVVGRLYGKVVLRSLKAAGYQVKVILVPDGERAKTLRWTAAILDNLAKERFERGSFIVALGGGVVGDLAGFAAALFVRGIPFVQVPTTLVSQVDSSVGGKTGVNHVLGKNLIGAFHQPRLVLIDPVTLGTLPKREWVAGLAEVIKYGMIEDAEFFAYLERHMNDLLAMEPSRVAHIVTRSCQIKASVVMEDERESDRRRVLNYGHTVGHALESLGGYRKLIHGEAVAIGMVQEAGLAKHLGLCSQEVVARQRSLVRAAGLPDALPVTRFSELWTAMQHDKKMSKGRLHCVLPEQVGRVTIVPIERPAVKEWFASVGREARS; from the coding sequence ATGCAGTCTTCCACCGCTGAACAATGCGTCAAAGTCTCCTTGGCCGAACGGAGCTACGACATTGTCATCAAGGCCGGCCTGCTGCATGAGATCGGCGACCGACTGCGGAGCATTGGGTGTTCCGGAAAGGTCGCCGTCGTTACGAATCCGGTGGTGGGCCGGCTTTATGGGAAGGTCGTGCTGCGCTCGCTGAAAGCGGCCGGGTATCAGGTCAAGGTGATCCTGGTGCCGGATGGCGAGCGGGCGAAGACCTTACGCTGGACGGCGGCCATTCTGGACAACTTGGCCAAGGAACGATTCGAGCGCGGCTCGTTCATCGTGGCCTTGGGGGGCGGAGTGGTCGGCGACTTGGCCGGGTTTGCCGCGGCCCTGTTTGTGCGGGGGATTCCCTTTGTGCAGGTACCCACTACGCTCGTCTCCCAGGTGGATTCAAGCGTCGGCGGCAAGACGGGGGTTAATCATGTCTTGGGCAAGAATCTGATCGGTGCCTTTCATCAGCCGAGGCTGGTGTTGATTGATCCGGTAACGCTCGGCACGTTGCCGAAGCGCGAATGGGTCGCAGGGTTGGCCGAGGTGATCAAATACGGCATGATCGAGGATGCGGAGTTTTTTGCCTATCTCGAGCGACATATGAATGATTTGCTGGCGATGGAGCCGAGCCGGGTTGCGCACATTGTTACTCGCTCCTGCCAGATCAAAGCGTCAGTGGTGATGGAAGACGAGCGGGAATCCGACCGGAGACGTGTGCTCAACTACGGCCATACGGTGGGCCATGCCCTGGAATCCCTGGGAGGCTATCGCAAGTTGATCCATGGCGAGGCGGTGGCCATCGGGATGGTGCAGGAAGCCGGCCTGGCCAAGCATCTTGGCTTGTGCAGCCAGGAAGTCGTGGCGCGCCAGCGATCCTTGGTACGCGCGGCCGGATTGCCGGATGCTTTGCCAGTGACGCGATTTTCGGAATTGTGGACCGCCATGCAGCATGATAAGAAGATGTCCAAGGGGCGATTGCACTGCGTGCTGCCCGAACAGGTCGGCCGGGTCACGATCGTCCCCATTGAACGGCCTGCCGTGAAGGAGTGGTTTGCGAGCGTTGGGCGTGAGGCGCGATCCTAA
- a CDS encoding GAF domain-containing protein encodes MATKRPQSVQALERALREKTREVDVLHRISESISATLDLEVVLRHIVEMVVEVTRADACLLYLLSESREELILRASKNPHPKLIGRITIGLGEGITGWVARERTRVVIPSNANDDPRFKFFHNLPEDRYQAFVSVPILTKKEVVGVINVQHKRPKRYQPDELALLTTIANQVGGAIENARLYAEMSRKALQVDTLSQVSETVASNRLIEDVLQLIVTMTAQMMNSKICSIMLLEPASGELRIMATQSLSEQYRRKPSLKLGQSISGRAVQERRSIIVPDVTKERDYMYPEMARREGLCSLLSVPMLIRDRAVGVINSYTSVPHAFTSEEIKVLQAIANQAAIAIENTKLVEKSFEMQEALEVRKLVERAKGSLMQAKGISEEEAFRLMQRQSMDTRKSMREIAEAVILAIGIERHAGSRDFNRP; translated from the coding sequence ATGGCGACGAAACGTCCTCAATCCGTCCAGGCTTTGGAGCGGGCCTTGCGCGAAAAAACGCGCGAGGTCGATGTGCTGCACCGCATCAGCGAATCGATCAGCGCGACCTTGGATCTCGAAGTGGTGCTGCGGCACATCGTCGAGATGGTCGTCGAGGTGACCAGGGCCGATGCCTGCCTGCTGTACCTGCTCTCCGAGAGTCGCGAGGAGTTGATTTTGCGGGCCTCAAAGAATCCCCACCCCAAACTGATCGGACGGATTACGATCGGTCTTGGTGAAGGGATTACCGGCTGGGTGGCGCGTGAGCGGACGCGCGTGGTGATTCCCAGCAACGCCAATGACGACCCCCGGTTCAAATTTTTTCATAATCTTCCGGAAGACCGGTATCAGGCCTTCGTGTCGGTGCCCATCCTGACCAAAAAGGAAGTGGTGGGTGTGATCAACGTGCAGCACAAGCGGCCGAAACGGTACCAGCCCGACGAGTTGGCGCTCTTGACCACGATTGCCAATCAGGTCGGCGGGGCGATCGAGAATGCCCGTCTTTATGCGGAAATGTCCCGCAAGGCGCTCCAGGTGGATACCCTCTCTCAAGTCTCTGAGACCGTGGCCTCGAACCGCTTGATCGAGGATGTCTTGCAGTTGATCGTCACGATGACCGCGCAGATGATGAACTCGAAGATCTGTTCGATCATGTTGCTGGAGCCGGCCTCAGGGGAGCTGCGCATCATGGCGACTCAGAGCCTGAGCGAACAGTACCGTCGGAAGCCCAGCCTGAAGTTGGGGCAAAGCATCAGCGGCCGCGCGGTACAGGAGCGCCGGTCCATCATCGTGCCGGATGTCACCAAAGAACGGGACTACATGTATCCGGAGATGGCGCGAAGGGAAGGGCTCTGTTCCTTGCTCTCCGTACCCATGCTGATTCGAGATCGGGCGGTCGGCGTGATCAACAGCTATACCTCCGTCCCGCACGCCTTTACGTCCGAAGAGATCAAGGTTCTCCAGGCCATTGCTAATCAGGCGGCCATCGCAATCGAGAACACCAAGCTGGTGGAAAAGTCTTTTGAAATGCAGGAGGCGCTCGAGGTGCGGAAGCTGGTGGAGCGAGCCAAGGGCAGTCTGATGCAGGCCAAGGGGATATCGGAGGAGGAGGCGTTCCGGCTGATGCAACGGCAAAGTATGGATACCCGCAAGTCCATGCGTGAGATCGCCGAGGCGGTGATCCTGGCCATCGGTATCGAGCGGCATGCCGGCAGCCGGGACTTCAATAGGCCTTGA